In a genomic window of Rhododendron vialii isolate Sample 1 chromosome 12a, ASM3025357v1:
- the LOC131310069 gene encoding nuclear pore complex protein NUP54, with protein sequence MFGAQSSSPSLFGTPSLTPNPFGTPSTPFATPSSTPAFGTPSTPSFSTSAFGTSSLFSTPSFNPQQQQQQQQQQSSGAFNFSTPFGQTTTTPPPQQQQSQLTPFGQSTNPFGNAQLTTQMAPVAPLPFSLADRDIQAIVDAYKEDPGNPKYAFKHLLFSVTEPQFRIKPTGVSDIMWAEAMGKLEGMESSNRERLWPHLVQGFKDLSQRLKLQDEVILSDAERLRMTQSNVKMLQRHFQADTLPWIERLRQKEQGLQRRLLRVMRIVEALEGKGCRMPLMKGEVELAEKLATITRQLKGSGAELSRRVQNLLTVARVQANGGGGGGGGSIYLPGSTKIHDQSLADMQEVLQQQTEAIARLGNVLKRDLRDTEIIMAEDTEMKEDAS encoded by the exons ATGTTCGGAGCTCAGTCCTCGTCTCCGTCCCTCTTCGGGACCCCATCACTGACCCCCAACCCCTTCGGTACTCCCTCCACCCCCTTCGCCACTCCTTCCTCCACCCCCGCCTTCGGCACCCCCTCCACCCCCTCCTTCTCCACTTCCGCCTTCGGTAcgtcttctctcttctctacaCCTTCATTCAAtccccaacaacaacaacaacaacaacagcaacagAGCTCCGGCGCATTCAACTTCTCCACTCCCTTCGGCCAAACTActactacaccaccaccacaacaacagCAGTCACAGCTCACTCCGTTCGGTCAGTCAACGAATCCTTTCGGGAATGCTCAGTTGACTACTCAGATGGCCCCCGTGGCtcctcttcctttctctctcgCGGATCGCGACATCCAA GCGATTGTTGATGCTTACAAGGAGGATCCTGGGAACCCTAAGTATGCATTTAAG CATTTGTTGTTCAGCGTTACTGAGCCGCAATTTAGGATAAAGCCGACTGGTGTATCGGAT ATCATGTGGGCGGAAGCTATGGGGAAGCTAGAGGGTATGGAGAGTTCTAACCGTGAACGCCTTTGGCCTCACTTGGTTCAGGGTTTCAAAGACCTCTCGCAGCGCCTCAAG CTTCAGGATGAAGTTATACTCTCTGATGCCGAGAGATTGCGAATGACTCAAAGCAATGTGaagatg CTTCAAAGGCATTTTCAAGCTGACACTCTTCCTTGGATTGAAAGATTGAGACAAAAAGAGCAAGGTCTTCAAAGGCGCCTATTAAGA GTGATGAGAATAGTAGAGGCATTGGAAGGTAAGGGATGCAGAATGCCTTTAATGAAAGGAGAAGTTGAATTGGCTGAGAAGTTGGCTACGATAACTAGACAG TTGAAAGGATCTGGAGCAGAACTTTCCAGGAGGGTCCAAAATCTGCTCACTGTAGCTCGTGTTCAGGCAaatggtggcggcggcggtggtggtggttctaTTTATCTTCCAGGATCAACCAAAATACACGATCAGAGTCTTGCTGATATGCAGGAG GTCTTGCAACAGCAGACTGAAGCCATTGCTAGGCTAGGCAATGTGTTGAAGCGGGATCTCAGAGATACGGAGATTATAATGGCCGAGGATACGGAAATGAAAGAAGATGCTAGctaa
- the LOC131310064 gene encoding F-box/kelch-repeat protein At1g67480 translates to MPGLVCGNKRLLKSNMHFIDSFQQDTGTHSKSNSLLTFKTADEFHGPILPGLPDDVAKYCLALVPRPDFPAMGGVCRRWRSFMQSKEFITVRKLAGMLEEWLYVLIVDGEGEGSHWEVLDCLGQKHRVLPSMPGPVKLGFGVAVLHGKLLVMAGYSVVDGTGVSSGDVYQYDSCLNRWSKLANMNVARYDFACAEVNGMVYAVGGYGMDGESLSSAEVYNPDDNKWTLIESLRRPRWGCFACGFEGKLYVMGGRSSFTIGNSKFVDVYNPEMHAWGEMKNGCVMVTAHAVLGKKLFCMEWKNQRKLTIFNPEDNTWKMVAVPVTGSSRIGFQFGILGEKLLLFSLEVGPGCLTLLYDPNAAPGSEWQTSQIKPSGLCLCSVTIKA, encoded by the exons ATGCCTGGTCTTGTTTGCGGAAATAAGAGACTTTTGAAATCAAATATGCATTTCATCGATTCATTCCAACAAGATACGGGAACTCATTCAAAAAGCAATTCACTGTTAACTTTTAAGACGGCTGATGAATTTCACGGCCCCATCTTACCTGGTCTGCCGGATGACGTAGCAAAGTATTGCCTGGCTCTAGTTCCGCGTCCCGACTTCCCAGCTATGGGTGGTGTCTGCAGGCGGTGGAGGTCATTTATGCAAAGCAAAGAATTCATTACCGTCCGGAAATTAGCTGGCATGCTTGAGGAGTGGCTCTATGTCCTCATTGTGGATGGTGAAGGGGAAGGGAGCCACTGGGAGGTTTTGGATTGTCTGGGACAAAAACACAGAGTCCTCCCATCAATGCCTGGTCCTGTCAAGCTTGGTTTTGGGGTGGCAGTTCTCCATGGAAAGCTTCTGGTAATGGCTGGCTACTCTGTGGTAGATGGAACTGGGGTTTCCTCGGGGGATGTTTACCAATATGATTCTTGCCTCAACAG GTGGAGCAAGCTAGCAAACATGAATGTGGCTCGCTATGATTTTGCTTGTGCAGAAGTCAATGGAATGGTTTATGCAGTTGGCGGCTATGGGATGGATGGCGAATCTCTCTCCAGTGCTGAGGTGTACAACCCTGATGACAACAAGTGGACCTTAATTGAGTCTCTTCGCCGACCAAGGTGGGGCTGCTTTGCCTGTGGATTTGAGGGCAAGCTCTATGTTATGGGTGGAAGGTCGAGCTTCACAATCGGAAACTCAAAGTTTGTCGATGTGTACAACCCAGAGATGCATGCTTGGGGTGAGATGAAAAACGGGTGTGTCATGGTCACTGCACATGCTGTGCTTGGAAAGAAGCTATTTTGTATGGAGTGGAAAAATCAAAGGAAACTGACAATTTTCAACCCGGAGGACAATACTTGGAAGATGGTGGCTGTACCTGTTACTGGGAGCTCGAGAATTGGGTTCCAATTTGGGATTCTGGGTGAAAAGCTCTTGTTGTTTTCGCTTGAGGTGGGCCCCGGTTGCCTCACCCTGTTGTATGACCCTAATGCAGCGCCAGGTTCTGAGTGGCAGACTTCTCAGATAAAGCCTTCTGGTTTGTGCTTGTGCAGTGTCACAATCAAGGCATAG